The proteins below come from a single Cervus elaphus chromosome 4, mCerEla1.1, whole genome shotgun sequence genomic window:
- the LOC122692752 gene encoding free fatty acid receptor 2-like — translation MAPSPQNLGLLLVYFLSFVLGLPANLLALRAFVGRVCRPHPAPIHILLLSLTLADLLLLLLLPFKMVEAAHDFAWPLGNTLCALTGFGFHCSIYCSTWLLVGISVERYRSVAFPVQYKLNRRPVYGVIAAVAIWLLSFGHCSIVIIVQYLPTNSSREANSLPVCYDNFTQEQLRVVLPVRLELCLLLFFIPMGVTIFCYWRLVRIILSQPQAPTRKRWRAVVLVVATLFNFLVCFGPYNVSHVVGFFHKTSERWRVCAVMLTALNACIDPLIFYFSSSAVRRAFDKRLQKLQSGGASLAGYWRRRAGQPAAEKGNGSLSVAV, via the coding sequence ATGGCCCCAAGTCCCCAAAACCTGGGACTTCTCCTTGTCTACTTTCTATCTTTCGTCCTCGGTCTCCCTGCCAACCTCTTGGCGCTGCGGGCCTTCGTGGGGCGTGTTTGCCGGCCCCACCCCGCACCCATCCACATCCTCCTCCTCAGCCTGACGCTGGCCgacctcctgctgctgctgctgctgcccttcAAGATGGTTGAGGCTGCGCATGATTTCGCCTGGCCCCTGGGGAACACGCTCTGTGCCCTCACAGGTTTCGGCTTCCACTGCAGCATCTACTGCAGCACGTGGCTGCTGGTGGGCATCAGCGTGGAGCGCTACCGCAGCGTGGCTTTCCCCGTGCAGTACAAGCTGAACCGCCGGCCCGTGTACGGAGTGATCGCTGCCGTGGCCATCTGGCTCTTGTCCTTCGGACACTGTAGCATTGTGATCATTGTCCAGTACTTACCAACCAACTCGTCGCGCGAGGCCAACAGCCTCCCTGTCTGCTATGACAACTTCACCCAAGAGCAGCTGCGCGTGGTGCTTCCGGTGCGGCTGGAACTGtgcctcctcctctttttcatccCCATGGGGGTCACCATCTTCTGTTACTGGCGTTTGGTGCGAATCATTCTCTCCCAGCCGCAAGCACCGACCCGGAAGCGCTGGAGAGCCGTGGTGCTGGTTGTTGCGACGCTGTTCAATTTCCTGGTCTGTTTCGGGCCCTACAATGTGTCTCACGTGGTGGGCTTCTTCCATAAGACCAGCGAAAGGTGGCGGGTCTGCGCCGTGATGCTCACTGCTCTCAATGCCTGCATCGACcctttgattttctatttctcctcctCAGCTGTGCGCAGAGCCTTTGATAAAAGGCTACAGAAGCTGCAGAGCGGGGGCGCCTCCCTGGCAGGGTACTGGAGGAGGCGAGCCGGACAGCCAGCTGCGGAGAAAGGAAATGGGAGCTTAAGTGTGGCCGTATGA